One stretch of Arachis hypogaea cultivar Tifrunner chromosome 20, arahy.Tifrunner.gnm2.J5K5, whole genome shotgun sequence DNA includes these proteins:
- the LOC112786783 gene encoding uncharacterized protein gives MDDPSHSGKGKGSKDKSKIKDHRPSTSSSSSSDSGSPRSPHKGGAHPNWGAPPNMPYHNYPPGVAGYPPPPPYPGYPPPYPNEYGHQHHHNNYYGHQPYDYPPNRDAGRSFVRGFILCSCIMFTAFFLVTIVVALAMHPTLPKYQITSMSVDNFGTVNTLTGNWNTTILLENPNDKLTGYFGDFKVVVLHKGKELTGGYAPGLILGRNDKKQFMVTAAAANFGNSPDLDAMGRERASGSVTFDVLITSVTELRSSTVSTSTEVLTAVCDGLKLVFQNNSTTGILGSPVDCEIRL, from the coding sequence ATGGACGACCCATCCCATAGTGGAAAAGGAAAAGGATCCAAAGACAAATCAAAAATCAAGGATCATCGCCCCtcaacctcctcctcctcctcatctgaCAGCGGATCGCCGCGCTCGCCACACAAGGGCGGTGCGCATCCCAATTGGGGCGCACCGCCCAACATGCCGTACCATAATTACCCTCCAGGAGTGGCAGGCTACCCTCCTCCTCCGCCATATCCAGGTTACCCTCCTCCGTATCCTAACGAATACGGCCATCAACACCACCACAATAACTACTACGGTCACCAACCGTATGATTACCCGCCAAACCGCGACGCCGGTAGATCATTCGTCAGAGGCTTCATACTCTGTTCCTGCATAATGTTCACCGCGTTCTTCCTCGTCACTATCGTCGTCGCCCTAGCCATGCACCCCACACTCCCCAAATACCAGATTACATCCATGAGCGTCGACAATTTCGGCACCGTGAACACGCTGACCGGAAACTGGAACACCACCATCTTGCTGGAGAACCCTAACGACAAGCTCACGGGGTATTTTGGGGATTTCAAGGTGGTTGTGTTGCACAAAGGGAAAGAACTGACCGGTGGCTACGCGCCGGGTCTGATCCTGGGCAGGAATGACAAGAAGCAGTTCATGGTGACCGCTGCCGCCGCCAATTTCGGGAATTCGCCGGATCTTGATGCCATGGGAAGGGAACGAGCTTCTGGCTCCGTTACTTTCGATGTCCTTATAACGTCCGTCACGGAGTTAAGGTCTTCCACTGTTTCCACTAGCACGGAGGTGCTAACGGCCGTTTGCGACGGCTTGAAGCTTGTGTTTCAGAATAACTCCACCACTGGCATCTTGGGCAGCCCCGTTGATTGCGAAATTCGTCTTTGA